A DNA window from Tenuifilaceae bacterium CYCD contains the following coding sequences:
- a CDS encoding polyphosphate kinase: protein MSKDKKDKKNKKDKDEKKHKDKKHAALSLDEHYELVESHPEKIDKKSYEKEIERLHIELNKLLEWIKFKKLKVVLIFEGRDAAGKGGVIKTISERLNPRFCRIVALGVPTEKEKSQWYFQRYVAHLPAAGEMVLFDRSWYNRAGVEKVMGFCNEEEYLEFLRSCPEYERMLVRSGIILIKYWFSVSDKEQERRFQERIDDPTKRWKLSPMDVESRNRWVEYSKAKDEMFAHTDIKQATWWVVRADDKRRARLNCISHLLSLIPYEDLTPAPIKLEARREDNSYIRPPITDQNFVPEVY, encoded by the coding sequence ATGAGCAAGGACAAGAAAGACAAAAAGAATAAAAAGGATAAGGACGAGAAGAAGCACAAGGATAAAAAGCATGCTGCTCTATCGTTGGACGAGCATTATGAACTTGTGGAATCGCATCCCGAAAAGATCGACAAGAAATCCTACGAAAAGGAGATTGAACGACTTCATATCGAACTCAATAAACTCTTGGAGTGGATTAAGTTTAAAAAGTTAAAAGTAGTATTGATTTTCGAAGGTAGAGATGCCGCTGGGAAAGGTGGCGTAATTAAAACCATCTCGGAGCGGCTTAACCCCCGTTTTTGTAGAATAGTTGCGCTGGGCGTGCCAACAGAGAAGGAGAAAAGCCAATGGTATTTTCAGCGATATGTGGCTCATCTGCCAGCCGCTGGTGAAATGGTTCTCTTCGATAGGAGCTGGTACAATAGAGCAGGAGTGGAGAAGGTTATGGGATTCTGCAACGAGGAGGAGTATTTGGAGTTCTTGCGATCGTGTCCGGAGTATGAGCGAATGCTGGTACGCTCCGGAATTATTCTTATCAAGTATTGGTTCTCGGTTAGCGATAAGGAGCAAGAACGACGATTCCAGGAACGAATTGATGATCCTACCAAGCGATGGAAGTTAAGTCCAATGGATGTTGAGTCGCGGAACCGTTGGGTTGAATACTCAAAGGCCAAGGATGAGATGTTTGCCCATACCGACATTAAGCAGGCAACATGGTGGGTGGTTCGTGCCGACGATAAGCGTCGGGCAAGGTTGAATTGTATCAGCCACTTGCTAAGTTTGATTCCTTACGAGGATTTAACCCCGGCACCAATTAAGTTAGAGGCCCGACGGGAGGACAACTCCTATATTCGGCCGCCTATAACAGACCAGAACTTTGTTCCAGAGGTGTACTAA
- a CDS encoding thioesterase — MEAFELEFEVRDYECDFQGIVNNSVYLNYLEHARHKYLLERGINFTKLHTEGVDLVVSRIEIDYKYSLTSGDKFVVRVTTKREGHLRMIFEQEAIKLPEGKTVVKANVIGVGLRNGRPMRIDDIPGFNGMFDK, encoded by the coding sequence ATGGAAGCTTTCGAACTAGAATTTGAAGTGCGCGATTACGAATGCGATTTTCAAGGAATTGTTAACAACTCTGTATACCTAAACTACCTAGAGCATGCTCGTCATAAATATCTTTTAGAGCGAGGCATTAATTTCACAAAACTTCACACCGAAGGAGTTGATCTTGTTGTATCGAGAATTGAGATTGACTACAAGTACTCGCTTACTAGCGGCGACAAGTTTGTGGTGCGTGTCACCACAAAGCGCGAAGGGCATTTAAGAATGATTTTCGAACAGGAGGCAATCAAACTTCCCGAAGGGAAAACCGTGGTTAAAGCTAATGTTATTGGTGTGGGATTGCGGAATGGAAGGCCTATGAGGATTGACGATATTCCGGGATTTAACGGAATGTTCGATAAGTAA